The following are encoded together in the Chloroflexota bacterium genome:
- a CDS encoding MFS transporter, with protein sequence MKYLLMTPPMQRLSPGDASDGAGKGPGRFLSRNKAFIVVWLALLITMAGLGMVSPLLPNFAQDMGASGIWIALIFSGYVFTQVPLMPFIGRLSDRYGKKLFLWLGLLIYVMAAAGYYWSPGYREIFLFRLLAGVGAAMVVPTAYAYVGDLAPRGQEGRYMGLFNIAFVAGLGVGPTMGGLIHDRFGLHATFASMAILSTAGFLVVLFFLPGRGSSRQGGQHDEPGASFASMLRDGTMRGIIVLQLVQGLAYGAVATFLPIFMTDVRGTSIAAVGVVLSARYVLNGSLAYPFGWLADRMNRVFLVTLGVAVMATGIFFVPWVGGFIPILCLFIVLGIFETVALPAGNAITVERGRSLGMGAVMGVFNMANSSAVVVGSMGGALIESSFGVDWVFRCVAAASLAGMVVFNVFMRRLSR encoded by the coding sequence TTGAAATACTTACTGATGACACCACCCATGCAGAGACTTTCCCCAGGAGATGCCTCGGATGGGGCCGGCAAAGGCCCGGGGCGATTTCTTTCCCGCAACAAGGCTTTCATTGTCGTCTGGCTCGCTCTCCTGATCACTATGGCGGGCCTGGGCATGGTAAGCCCGCTGCTCCCCAACTTTGCTCAAGATATGGGGGCCAGTGGCATTTGGATAGCGCTTATCTTCTCCGGATATGTTTTCACCCAGGTCCCGCTCATGCCGTTCATAGGAAGGCTGTCCGACAGATACGGGAAGAAGCTCTTCCTCTGGCTTGGACTGCTCATCTATGTGATGGCTGCTGCAGGCTACTACTGGTCCCCCGGATACCGGGAGATCTTCCTCTTCCGTTTGCTTGCCGGTGTTGGTGCCGCCATGGTCGTTCCTACCGCCTATGCCTATGTTGGCGATCTGGCACCGCGCGGCCAGGAGGGGAGATACATGGGGCTGTTCAACATCGCTTTTGTAGCCGGTTTGGGTGTGGGGCCGACGATGGGTGGCCTCATCCACGACAGGTTTGGCCTGCATGCCACATTCGCCAGCATGGCCATCTTGAGCACCGCCGGGTTTCTTGTTGTCCTGTTCTTCCTGCCGGGCCGGGGGTCGTCCCGTCAAGGCGGGCAACATGATGAGCCCGGCGCTTCCTTCGCTTCTATGCTGAGAGATGGGACAATGCGGGGAATCATTGTGCTTCAACTCGTGCAGGGATTGGCCTATGGTGCCGTGGCCACATTCCTGCCGATCTTCATGACCGATGTGAGGGGTACGAGTATTGCTGCGGTAGGCGTAGTGCTGTCCGCCCGATACGTACTCAACGGATCACTGGCCTATCCTTTTGGCTGGCTGGCCGACCGGATGAACCGGGTCTTTCTGGTCACGCTGGGTGTAGCGGTGATGGCTACAGGCATTTTCTTTGTCCCCTGGGTTGGCGGCTTTATTCCTATCTTGTGCCTTTTCATAGTCCTGGGGATATTTGAAACTGTTGCCTTGCCAGCGGGCAATGCAATCACGGTGGAAAGAGGCCGGAGTCTGGGGATGGGGGCAGTCATGGGGGTATTCAACATGGCCAATTCGTCGGCTGTCGTCGTTGGTTCGATGGGTGGGGCGCTGATTGAGAGCTCTTTTGGGGTAGACTGGGTATTCCGCTGCGTCGCTGCAGCCAGTCTGGCAGGCATGGTGGTATTCAACGTGTTTATGCGGAGGTTGTCCCGCTAG